Proteins from a genomic interval of Kribbella aluminosa:
- a CDS encoding ABC transporter ATP-binding protein, with translation MIGVRRFFPGPPEVRAITGIDLTIGQGEYLSIVGPSGSGKSTLLHLLGLLDNPTDGVYRLDGVDTMSLRERRRAVLRGQRIGFVFQSFHLLDHRTVLENVALSMVYVGVPRRERLARARVALERVGLAHRMEFAPTTLSGGERQRVAIARALVAEPSLLLADEPTGNLDSKNAEAILQVFDELHGEGMTLAVITHDDYVSRRSQRQVRIVDGTLQW, from the coding sequence ATGATCGGGGTACGGCGGTTCTTCCCGGGGCCGCCCGAAGTACGGGCGATCACGGGGATCGACCTGACCATCGGGCAGGGGGAGTACCTGTCGATCGTGGGGCCGTCCGGGTCCGGGAAGTCGACGTTGCTGCACCTGCTCGGGTTGTTGGACAACCCAACGGATGGGGTGTACCGGCTGGACGGCGTCGACACGATGAGCCTGCGGGAGCGGCGGCGGGCCGTACTGCGCGGGCAGCGGATCGGGTTCGTGTTCCAGTCGTTCCATCTGCTCGACCATCGGACCGTGCTGGAGAACGTCGCGCTCTCGATGGTGTACGTCGGGGTGCCGCGGCGGGAGCGGCTCGCCCGGGCCCGGGTCGCGCTGGAGCGGGTCGGGCTGGCGCACCGGATGGAGTTCGCGCCGACCACGCTCTCGGGTGGTGAACGGCAGCGGGTGGCGATCGCCCGGGCGCTGGTCGCGGAACCGAGCCTGCTGCTGGCGGACGAGCCGACCGGCAACCTGGACAGCAAGAACGCGGAGGCGATCCTTCAGGTGTTCGACGAACTGCACGGCGAGGGGATGACGCTCGCGGTGATCACCCACGACGACTACGTCAGCCGCCGCTCCCAACGCCAGGTCCGCATCGTCGACGGAACCCTCCAGTGGTAA
- a CDS encoding peptidoglycan-binding protein, translated as MTASPKSRRRVLVSVAGVAVVSLGIGVAAGSRISSPEDAAAKTAPPAASQITVPVAKKLLSSKVVGRGDASFDGAVNIRVETAGLTTPPIVTGKVPTVGSSITEGKALLEITGRPVIGLAGVLPMYRTLSPGSKGPDVLQLEQTLERLGYNPGTVDDQYTLSTSAAVEKLYANAGYDAPAPEDRLTQAVDQAKKQVDAAKKQLRQAQSQLKAAKDAKAKDTSVQQGAVDDAQQNLSDAQQARSDAEFKAGTPLPVSEVVYVKTLPRRVDDVKVERGGTVNGVVMSASGASLVVTLKVDAETAQRLKAGMAAALELSDGTSVASKVLRVTKNGTQYDVVVAPNALTGSQLALLRDANVRVTIPVKSTSGKVLAVPVAALSSGSDGASRVEVLRNGKVELVPVSVGLSADGFAQVTPKGDAQLSEGDQVVVGK; from the coding sequence GTGACCGCTTCGCCCAAGTCCCGCCGCCGGGTGCTGGTCAGCGTGGCCGGGGTGGCTGTGGTCTCGCTCGGGATCGGGGTGGCAGCGGGCAGCCGGATCAGCTCGCCGGAGGACGCCGCCGCGAAGACCGCCCCGCCGGCCGCGTCCCAGATCACCGTGCCGGTGGCGAAGAAGCTGCTGTCGAGCAAGGTGGTCGGGCGTGGTGACGCGTCGTTCGACGGGGCGGTGAACATCCGGGTCGAGACCGCCGGTCTGACCACGCCGCCGATCGTCACGGGCAAGGTCCCGACGGTCGGCTCGTCGATCACCGAGGGCAAGGCGCTGCTGGAGATCACCGGGCGGCCGGTGATCGGGCTGGCCGGCGTACTGCCGATGTATCGCACGCTGTCGCCGGGGAGCAAGGGGCCGGACGTGCTGCAGCTGGAGCAGACGCTCGAGCGGCTCGGGTACAACCCGGGGACCGTCGACGACCAGTACACGCTGTCCACGTCGGCCGCGGTGGAAAAGCTCTACGCGAACGCCGGGTACGACGCTCCCGCGCCGGAGGATCGGCTGACTCAGGCGGTCGACCAGGCGAAGAAACAGGTGGACGCGGCGAAGAAGCAGCTCCGGCAGGCGCAGTCGCAGCTGAAGGCGGCGAAGGATGCCAAGGCGAAAGACACCTCCGTACAGCAAGGTGCGGTCGACGACGCCCAGCAGAACCTGTCGGACGCCCAGCAGGCGCGCTCCGACGCCGAGTTCAAGGCCGGTACGCCGTTGCCGGTGTCGGAGGTCGTCTACGTGAAGACACTCCCGCGCCGGGTCGACGACGTGAAGGTGGAGCGCGGTGGGACCGTCAACGGCGTGGTGATGTCGGCGAGCGGCGCGTCGCTGGTCGTCACGCTCAAGGTCGACGCGGAGACCGCGCAGCGGCTGAAGGCGGGGATGGCGGCAGCGCTCGAGCTCAGCGACGGTACGTCGGTCGCGTCGAAGGTCCTGCGGGTGACGAAGAACGGGACCCAGTACGACGTGGTGGTCGCGCCCAACGCGCTGACCGGCAGCCAGTTGGCGCTGCTGCGGGACGCGAACGTGCGGGTGACGATCCCGGTGAAGAGCACGAGCGGCAAGGTGCTCGCCGTTCCGGTGGCTGCGTTGTCGTCCGGGTCGGACGGTGCGTCGCGGGTCGAGGTACTGCGGAACGGGAAGGTCGAGCTGGTTCCGGTATCGGTCGGGCTGTCCGCGGACGGGTTCGCGCAGGTGACGCCGAAGGGCGACGCGCAGCTGAGTGAGGGCGACCAAGTGGTGGTGGGGAAGTGA
- a CDS encoding response regulator transcription factor yields the protein MPARILVAEDDLKQAELIRRYLEREGHLTVVVHDGREAIDEARRRSPDLLVLDVMMPKVDGLDVCRVLRADGPGGSGVPIIMLTARSTEDDLLLGLDLGADDYLTKPYNPRELVARVRTVLRRTRIRSEGEVYRIGELEVDPSRHEVRLAGKLIELTPAEFKILACLAASPGRAFSRQQLLEHAFGFDHYVFDRTVDVHVMNLRKKIELSPGAPTYLRTVYGVGYKLSDNQEATHAS from the coding sequence ATGCCGGCGCGGATCCTGGTCGCGGAAGACGACCTCAAGCAGGCCGAGCTGATCCGGCGGTACCTCGAACGTGAAGGGCACCTGACCGTCGTCGTGCACGACGGGCGGGAGGCCATCGACGAGGCCCGCCGGCGCAGCCCGGACCTGCTGGTACTCGACGTGATGATGCCGAAGGTCGACGGCCTGGACGTCTGCCGCGTACTGCGCGCGGATGGCCCAGGTGGTTCAGGGGTACCGATCATCATGCTGACCGCCCGCTCCACCGAGGACGACCTGCTGCTCGGGCTCGACCTCGGCGCGGACGACTACCTGACCAAGCCGTACAACCCGCGCGAACTGGTCGCCCGGGTCCGGACGGTGCTGCGACGTACCCGGATCCGCTCCGAGGGCGAGGTGTACCGGATCGGCGAACTGGAGGTCGACCCGTCCCGGCACGAGGTCCGGCTGGCCGGCAAGCTGATCGAGCTGACGCCGGCCGAGTTCAAGATCCTCGCCTGCCTGGCCGCCTCGCCGGGGCGGGCGTTCTCGCGTCAGCAGCTGCTGGAGCACGCGTTCGGCTTCGACCACTACGTGTTCGACCGGACCGTCGACGTCCACGTGATGAACCTGCGGAAGAAGATCGAGCTGTCGCCGGGCGCTCCGACGTACCTGCGGACCGTGTACGGCGTGGGCTACAAGCTGTCCGACAACCAGGAGGCGACCCATGCGTCGTAG
- a CDS encoding sensor histidine kinase, protein MRRSVLVRFLGLSLAVALGAVIATALIATYSTTEKLQGEIDANTGQLQVDGEIYGELSKYASDHPTWSGVDKVVHDLADRLGRRVAVSTEDGSVIADSARMLGAAPELPSVPAATIDARGGGMGKMGGTMTVYQARKSATVVSGFAATAATGPPFIAYPDWGMTDDELKQRNQLAKQAVDCYATKGKSASVAQVDGTVPQVMIESTQSIAGIRVNAGTPAKGECLPPGLTAPSAKAKIVNDDEVRRSTGCLDAAGIKYKINDYFGLRAVEPIANTEVTETFANCVSQARVQALTPYVAPPAKLYLGAKSTFNVFAGEGLLRTAATALGVLLIAALVMLFAGRRLVRPIVALTGATQRMRNGDHAARVPVSGKDEVSRLGHAFNDMAEAIQRHDFQRKAMVSDVAHELRTPLANIKGYLVASEDGVVPLDGALVTSLLEETALLEHLVADLQDLALADAGMLRLHPASRDLTELAQQVVLAHQPEAESAGVTLISTTSAPAPAVVDSARIRQALGNLVSNAIRYTRPGGQVLVGVRSVDDGYNLTVTDNGTGIAQEHLPHLFDRFYRADVSRTRTTGGSGLGLAITKHLTEAHGGRITVTSRAGAGSTFTIWLPAASG, encoded by the coding sequence ATGCGTCGTAGCGTGCTGGTCCGCTTCCTCGGGTTGTCGCTCGCGGTGGCGCTCGGGGCGGTGATCGCCACGGCGCTGATCGCGACGTACAGCACGACAGAGAAGCTGCAGGGCGAGATCGACGCGAACACCGGCCAGTTGCAGGTCGACGGCGAGATCTACGGCGAGCTGTCGAAGTACGCCTCCGACCATCCGACCTGGTCGGGGGTGGACAAAGTCGTGCACGACCTGGCCGACCGGCTCGGCCGGCGGGTCGCGGTCAGCACCGAGGACGGGTCGGTGATCGCGGACTCGGCCCGGATGCTCGGCGCCGCACCCGAACTCCCTTCGGTGCCTGCGGCAACCATCGACGCGCGCGGCGGCGGGATGGGGAAGATGGGCGGCACGATGACCGTCTATCAGGCGCGCAAGAGCGCGACGGTAGTGAGCGGATTCGCAGCCACCGCGGCGACCGGTCCGCCGTTCATCGCCTATCCGGACTGGGGCATGACCGACGACGAACTGAAGCAGCGGAACCAGCTCGCGAAGCAGGCAGTGGACTGCTACGCCACGAAGGGCAAGTCGGCGAGCGTGGCGCAGGTCGACGGCACCGTCCCGCAGGTGATGATCGAGTCGACCCAGTCGATCGCCGGTATCCGGGTGAACGCCGGCACGCCGGCCAAGGGCGAGTGCCTGCCGCCCGGCCTGACCGCGCCGAGCGCGAAGGCGAAAATCGTCAACGACGACGAGGTACGCCGCTCCACCGGATGCCTCGACGCCGCCGGGATCAAGTACAAGATCAACGACTACTTCGGTCTGCGAGCCGTCGAGCCGATCGCGAACACCGAGGTCACCGAGACGTTCGCGAACTGTGTCAGCCAGGCCCGCGTCCAGGCGTTGACGCCGTACGTCGCTCCGCCGGCGAAGCTGTATCTCGGGGCGAAGAGCACGTTCAACGTGTTCGCCGGCGAGGGACTGCTGCGTACGGCGGCCACCGCGCTCGGGGTACTGCTGATCGCGGCGCTGGTGATGCTGTTCGCGGGCCGACGGTTGGTGCGACCAATCGTCGCGCTGACCGGAGCGACGCAGCGGATGCGGAACGGCGACCACGCGGCGCGGGTCCCGGTCAGCGGGAAGGACGAGGTGTCGCGGCTGGGTCACGCGTTCAACGACATGGCCGAGGCGATCCAGCGCCACGACTTCCAGCGCAAGGCGATGGTCAGCGACGTCGCGCACGAACTACGGACACCGCTCGCGAACATCAAGGGCTACCTGGTCGCATCCGAGGACGGCGTCGTACCGCTCGACGGCGCGCTCGTCACCTCCCTCCTCGAGGAAACCGCACTCCTCGAACACCTGGTCGCCGACCTCCAGGATCTGGCGCTCGCCGACGCCGGCATGCTCCGCCTGCACCCGGCTTCTCGTGACCTGACCGAGCTCGCGCAGCAGGTCGTGCTGGCCCACCAACCCGAAGCCGAATCGGCCGGCGTCACCCTCATCTCCACAACGTCTGCACCCGCACCCGCAGTCGTCGACAGCGCGCGCATTCGTCAGGCTCTGGGGAACCTGGTCTCGAATGCCATCAGGTACACACGGCCCGGCGGCCAGGTCCTGGTCGGCGTACGCTCCGTCGACGACGGCTACAACCTCACCGTCACCGACAACGGCACCGGCATCGCGCAGGAGCACCTACCGCACCTCTTCGACCGCTTCTACCGCGCCGACGTCTCCCGAACCCGCACCACCGGCGGCAGTGGCCTCGGCCTCGCCATCACCAAACACCTGACCGAAGCCCACGGCGGCCGAATCACCGTCACCAGCCGCGCAGGCGCCGGATCAACCTTCACGATCTGGCTCCCCGCAGCCTCCGGCTGA
- a CDS encoding MmcQ/YjbR family DNA-binding protein translates to MAARKARVADVHEVAAGMPHVTKWERDDGTDRPVYQVGGKSFVFFRTPRPDAVDPLTGEKYDDVIMIWVESESEKLALLADDTTPFFTTPHFDGHPSILIRARDLSALTKQELTELIQDAWLSRASPRRATTWLHENRLS, encoded by the coding sequence ATGGCGGCGCGGAAGGCTCGGGTGGCGGATGTGCACGAGGTCGCCGCGGGCATGCCGCACGTCACCAAGTGGGAGCGGGACGACGGGACGGACCGCCCCGTCTACCAGGTCGGCGGCAAGTCGTTCGTCTTCTTCCGCACGCCCCGCCCCGACGCGGTCGACCCACTCACCGGCGAGAAGTACGACGACGTGATCATGATCTGGGTCGAATCCGAGTCCGAAAAACTGGCCCTCCTCGCCGACGACACCACCCCGTTCTTCACCACCCCTCACTTCGACGGCCACCCCTCCATCCTCATCCGAGCCCGAGACCTGAGCGCCCTCACCAAACAAGAACTGACCGAACTGATCCAAGACGCCTGGCTCTCCCGAGCCTCCCCCCGCCGAGCCACCACCTGGCTCCACGAAAACCGCCTGAGCTGA
- a CDS encoding LLM class F420-dependent oxidoreductase — MRWGLTVPLTGVPLRDHRALISELYSLGYTDLWSAEVAGADAFTPLVLASEWDSSLRLGTAVVPVHTRGPAALAMSAAALADLAPGRFVLGIGASSETIVTGWNGIAYDPPLARTRDVLRFLRQAFAGEKVDGEFDSFTINRFRLEKAPDVPPSIMLAALRPQMLRLAAREADGAITNWLSADDVRRVRAELGPDKELAARIFVCVTEDAEMARNIGRYLIATYLTVPGYAAFHDWLGRADAMQPMREAWSAGDRNAAMAAIPESLIDALIVHGTPAECRTHINRYLENGLDTPIIATLPTGTSLLETARSLSPH; from the coding sequence ATGCGGTGGGGACTGACCGTTCCGCTGACCGGCGTACCGCTGCGTGACCATCGGGCGCTGATCTCGGAGCTGTACTCGTTGGGGTACACGGACCTGTGGTCCGCGGAGGTGGCGGGCGCGGACGCGTTCACGCCGCTGGTGCTCGCATCCGAGTGGGACTCGTCGCTGCGGTTGGGGACGGCCGTCGTACCGGTGCACACGCGCGGACCGGCTGCGCTCGCGATGAGTGCCGCGGCGCTGGCGGACCTCGCGCCCGGGCGGTTCGTGCTCGGGATCGGGGCGTCCTCGGAGACGATCGTGACCGGGTGGAACGGGATCGCGTACGACCCGCCGCTGGCGCGGACCCGCGACGTACTGCGGTTCCTGCGGCAGGCGTTCGCGGGGGAGAAGGTCGACGGGGAGTTCGACAGCTTCACGATCAACCGGTTCCGGCTGGAGAAGGCGCCCGACGTACCGCCGTCGATCATGCTCGCCGCGCTGCGTCCACAGATGCTGCGGCTCGCTGCCCGGGAGGCCGACGGCGCGATCACCAACTGGCTGTCGGCGGACGACGTACGCCGGGTCCGCGCGGAACTCGGCCCCGACAAGGAACTCGCCGCCCGGATCTTCGTCTGCGTCACCGAGGACGCCGAGATGGCCCGCAACATCGGCCGCTACCTGATCGCGACCTACCTCACCGTCCCCGGCTACGCCGCCTTCCACGATTGGCTCGGCCGCGCCGACGCCATGCAACCAATGCGCGAAGCCTGGTCCGCCGGCGACCGCAACGCCGCCATGGCCGCGATCCCCGAATCCCTCATCGACGCCCTGATAGTCCACGGCACTCCCGCCGAATGCCGCACCCACATCAACCGCTACCTCGAAAACGGCCTCGACACCCCCATAATCGCCACCCTCCCCACCGGCACCAGCCTCCTAGAAACCGCCCGCTCCCTGTCTCCTCACTGA
- a CDS encoding SDR family oxidoreductase: MRRNLLITGASSGLGAEMARQFAAKGHGLALTARRTDRLEALRDELAESYPQAKVVIHSLDVTDHDQVFEVFRAIDAELPLDRIVVNAGLGKGAPLGTGRFDANRETALTNFVGALAQAEAALELFRARNAGHLVLIASISALRGFPKTVTTYAATKAGLASLGEGLRLELLGKPIKVSTIYPGYIRSEMNDRVEHAPFIVDTEPGVRAMVAAIEAEKAKACVPARPWWPLAQVMRVAPLPLLKRLI; the protein is encoded by the coding sequence ATGCGACGGAACCTCCTGATCACCGGCGCCAGTTCCGGCCTCGGTGCGGAGATGGCGCGGCAGTTCGCCGCGAAGGGCCACGGGCTCGCGCTGACCGCCCGGCGTACGGATCGCCTGGAAGCGCTCCGGGACGAGCTCGCCGAGAGTTATCCACAGGCAAAGGTGGTTATCCACAGCCTGGATGTGACTGACCACGACCAGGTGTTCGAGGTGTTCCGCGCGATCGACGCCGAGCTGCCGCTGGACCGGATCGTGGTGAACGCCGGCCTCGGCAAGGGCGCGCCGCTCGGCACCGGACGGTTCGACGCGAACCGGGAGACCGCGCTCACGAACTTCGTCGGTGCGCTCGCCCAGGCGGAGGCGGCGCTCGAGCTGTTCCGGGCGCGGAACGCCGGGCACCTCGTACTGATTGCCTCGATCTCCGCGCTGCGCGGCTTCCCGAAGACGGTCACGACGTACGCCGCGACGAAGGCCGGGCTCGCCTCGCTGGGTGAGGGCCTGCGGCTGGAGCTGCTCGGCAAGCCGATCAAGGTCAGCACGATCTACCCCGGGTACATCCGGTCGGAGATGAACGACCGGGTCGAACACGCGCCGTTCATCGTCGACACCGAGCCGGGCGTGCGGGCGATGGTGGCCGCGATCGAGGCGGAGAAGGCGAAGGCGTGCGTGCCGGCGCGGCCGTGGTGGCCGTTGGCCCAGGTGATGCGGGTGGCGCCGCTGCCGTTGCTGAAGAGGCTGATCTGA
- a CDS encoding histidine phosphatase family protein: protein MSVIYLIRHAQASFGARDYDKLSPLGEQQAARLASTLSDVRADVVVSGSMRRHQQTATLAGFIPEVDPGYDEFDFQELLVAHKPAYKRHTVMVADLARSGNPKRAFQEMFTAATQRWIDGGDGYTEPFQAFCDRSEAAVRRTAGRLGKGETALVFTSGGPIAAVVSRLLSGGDDLWTKLNPVTINTGITKVVSGRGGLTVVSYNEHVHLGADLLTHR, encoded by the coding sequence ATGTCGGTCATCTACCTGATCCGGCACGCGCAGGCGTCGTTCGGTGCCCGTGACTACGACAAGCTGTCACCGCTCGGCGAGCAGCAGGCCGCCCGGCTTGCGTCGACGTTGAGTGATGTCCGGGCGGACGTTGTCGTCTCGGGTTCGATGCGCCGGCATCAGCAGACGGCGACGCTCGCCGGATTCATCCCGGAGGTGGATCCGGGGTACGACGAGTTCGATTTCCAGGAGTTGCTCGTCGCCCACAAGCCGGCGTACAAACGGCACACGGTGATGGTGGCCGACCTGGCGCGCAGCGGGAACCCGAAGCGGGCGTTCCAGGAGATGTTCACGGCCGCGACCCAGCGCTGGATCGACGGCGGCGACGGGTACACCGAGCCGTTCCAGGCGTTCTGCGACCGGTCGGAGGCGGCGGTACGGCGTACTGCCGGGCGGCTCGGCAAGGGCGAGACGGCGCTCGTCTTCACGTCCGGCGGGCCGATCGCGGCCGTGGTGAGCCGGCTGCTGTCCGGCGGTGACGACCTGTGGACAAAGCTGAACCCGGTGACGATCAACACCGGGATCACGAAGGTCGTGTCCGGGCGCGGCGGGCTGACTGTGGTGAGCTACAACGAGCACGTCCACCTCGGTGCGGACCTGCTCACTCACAGATAG
- a CDS encoding phosphotransferase family protein translates to MGDGARAVRDEDAFDVPAVDAWLREQTAVPDGLPEVKQFSGGASNLTYLLSYPGHDLILRRPPAGTKAKGAHDMGREFRIQKGLKPVFRYVPEMVAHCNDESVIGSEFYLMERVAGTIPGHHSLGVDLTAAQTRQLGFTLIDTLAELHAVDPAAAGLADLGRGAGYVERQVSGWTERYRKAKTWNVPSYERVTAWLAANQPVDIRTCVIHNDFRLDNVVLAPDDPLRVVGVLDWELATLGDPLMDLGSALAYWVQADDDWAFRRFRLQPSDVPGMLTRDEIVQYYVKQSGLPVDNWAFYEVFGLFRLAVIAQQIYYRYHHKQTRNPRFRNFWLPVNLLERRCRRIVRQA, encoded by the coding sequence ATGGGTGATGGCGCGCGGGCCGTCCGCGACGAGGACGCGTTCGACGTACCGGCGGTCGACGCCTGGCTGCGGGAGCAGACCGCGGTACCGGACGGCCTGCCGGAGGTGAAGCAGTTCTCCGGGGGCGCGTCGAACCTCACCTATCTGTTGAGCTATCCGGGTCATGACCTCATCCTGCGCCGCCCGCCGGCCGGTACGAAGGCGAAGGGCGCGCACGACATGGGCCGCGAGTTCCGCATCCAGAAAGGGCTCAAACCGGTCTTCCGGTACGTGCCCGAGATGGTTGCTCACTGCAACGACGAGTCGGTGATCGGCTCCGAGTTCTACCTGATGGAGCGGGTCGCCGGGACGATCCCCGGGCACCACTCGCTGGGCGTCGACCTGACCGCGGCGCAGACCCGGCAGCTCGGGTTCACCTTGATCGACACGCTCGCGGAGCTGCACGCGGTCGATCCGGCGGCCGCCGGTCTGGCGGATCTCGGCCGCGGCGCCGGGTACGTCGAGCGTCAGGTCAGCGGCTGGACGGAGCGCTACCGCAAGGCGAAGACGTGGAACGTGCCGAGCTACGAGCGCGTGACGGCCTGGCTGGCCGCGAACCAGCCTGTGGATATCCGGACCTGCGTTATCCACAACGACTTCCGGCTGGACAACGTCGTGCTGGCACCGGACGACCCGCTGCGGGTGGTCGGCGTACTGGACTGGGAGCTCGCCACGCTCGGCGATCCGTTGATGGATCTCGGCAGCGCGCTCGCGTACTGGGTGCAGGCCGACGACGACTGGGCGTTCCGCCGGTTCAGGCTGCAACCGTCCGACGTCCCGGGCATGCTGACCCGCGACGAGATCGTGCAGTACTACGTGAAGCAGTCGGGGCTGCCTGTGGACAACTGGGCGTTCTACGAGGTGTTCGGGCTGTTCCGGCTGGCGGTGATCGCGCAGCAGATCTACTACCGCTACCACCACAAGCAGACCCGGAACCCGCGGTTCAGGAACTTCTGGCTCCCGGTCAACCTGCTCGAGCGGCGCTGCCGCCGAATCGTCCGGCAGGCGTAG
- a CDS encoding SDR family NAD(P)-dependent oxidoreductase: protein MSRVLVTGAASGLGAALVARFVADGHQVLGTDVAEDGGTSYLKLDVRSPADWDAAVAWCEDNWGGLDILVNNAGIATGGRIDVETLDEWDRVVDINLMGVVRGCRAFVPLFKRQRSGYIVNTASAAGLVHPPMMSSYNTVKAGVVALSETLSHELRPYGVDVSVVCPSFFRTNLADSIQGADSAMGATARQLIEKSPRSADDIAAVVVAGIKKKRHLIIPDRPARMAYLSKRFARPLYDRQMRKVAERARQRAEAKDG, encoded by the coding sequence GTGAGCCGCGTCCTCGTCACCGGTGCCGCGAGTGGACTCGGCGCGGCGCTGGTCGCCCGCTTCGTTGCCGACGGCCACCAAGTGCTCGGTACCGACGTGGCCGAGGACGGCGGTACGTCGTACCTGAAGCTCGACGTCCGGAGCCCGGCGGACTGGGACGCGGCGGTCGCGTGGTGCGAGGACAACTGGGGCGGCCTGGACATCCTGGTGAACAACGCGGGCATCGCGACCGGCGGCCGGATCGACGTCGAGACGCTCGACGAGTGGGACCGGGTCGTCGACATCAACCTGATGGGCGTGGTCCGCGGGTGCCGGGCGTTCGTCCCGCTGTTCAAGCGGCAGCGGTCCGGGTACATCGTGAACACCGCGTCCGCGGCCGGGCTGGTGCATCCGCCGATGATGAGCTCGTACAACACCGTGAAGGCGGGCGTGGTCGCGCTCTCCGAGACCCTGTCGCACGAGCTGCGTCCGTACGGTGTCGACGTGTCGGTGGTCTGCCCGTCGTTCTTCCGGACGAACCTGGCCGACTCGATCCAGGGTGCCGACAGCGCGATGGGCGCGACCGCGCGACAGCTGATCGAGAAGTCGCCCCGGTCCGCGGACGACATCGCGGCCGTGGTCGTTGCCGGCATCAAGAAGAAGCGGCACCTGATCATCCCGGACCGGCCGGCCCGGATGGCCTACCTGAGCAAGCGGTTCGCGCGGCCGCTGTACGACCGGCAGATGCGCAAGGTCGCGGAACGGGCCCGGCAGCGGGCCGAGGCCAAGGATGGGTGA
- a CDS encoding acyl-CoA dehydrogenase family protein codes for MGFEPSDRAQDLIGRVQSFLRTEIEPAEPELHSAIRASGDPWQPQPIMKDLQAKAREAGLWNLFLPLAEPGNEQYGEGLSNLDYAPIAELTGRSFIAPYVFNCNAPDTGNMEVLLRYGNDEQRKRWLEPLLDGTIRSAFCMTEPDVASSDATNMEATAVVDGDDVVLNGRKWWSTGVGHPDCRLLIFMGLTDPEAHRYARHTMVLVPRDAPGVKVERLLPTMSRYDEPYGHGEVSFTEVRVPTANILVGPGRAFEIAQGRLGPGRVHHCMRLIGLAEKALELALQRGTSRTAFGKPLVNLGGNRERIAEARIAINQARLLVLQTAYLLDTQGLAGALSEVSQIKVAVPRMAQDVVDMAIQLHGGGGLSDDFPLAAAWTSARALRLADGPDEVHRGVVARIELASYLSAAVAQETK; via the coding sequence ATGGGGTTCGAACCTTCGGACCGGGCTCAGGACCTGATCGGGCGCGTGCAGTCCTTCCTGCGCACCGAGATCGAGCCGGCCGAGCCAGAGCTGCACAGCGCGATCCGCGCCTCCGGAGACCCCTGGCAGCCGCAGCCGATCATGAAGGACCTGCAGGCGAAGGCCCGCGAGGCCGGCCTGTGGAACCTGTTCCTGCCGCTCGCCGAGCCGGGCAACGAGCAGTACGGCGAGGGCCTGAGCAACCTCGACTACGCCCCGATCGCGGAGCTCACCGGCCGTTCCTTCATCGCGCCGTACGTCTTCAACTGCAACGCTCCCGACACCGGCAACATGGAGGTGCTGCTCCGGTACGGCAACGACGAGCAGCGGAAGCGCTGGCTGGAACCGTTGCTGGACGGCACTATCCGGTCCGCGTTCTGCATGACCGAGCCGGACGTCGCGTCCTCCGACGCCACCAACATGGAGGCGACCGCGGTCGTCGACGGCGACGACGTCGTGCTGAACGGCCGCAAGTGGTGGAGCACCGGCGTCGGCCACCCGGACTGCCGACTGCTGATCTTCATGGGCCTCACCGACCCCGAAGCCCACCGGTACGCGCGGCACACCATGGTGCTCGTACCGCGTGACGCCCCGGGCGTGAAGGTGGAGCGCCTGCTGCCGACGATGAGCAGGTACGACGAACCGTACGGCCACGGCGAGGTGTCGTTCACCGAGGTTCGGGTACCGACCGCGAACATCCTGGTCGGACCGGGCAGGGCGTTCGAGATCGCCCAGGGTCGCCTCGGTCCGGGACGCGTGCACCACTGCATGCGGCTGATCGGCCTGGCGGAGAAGGCGCTCGAGCTCGCCCTGCAGCGCGGTACCAGCCGGACCGCGTTCGGCAAGCCGCTCGTCAACCTGGGCGGCAACCGCGAGCGGATCGCCGAGGCGCGGATCGCGATCAACCAGGCGCGATTGCTGGTGCTGCAAACGGCGTACCTGCTGGACACCCAAGGGCTGGCCGGGGCGTTGAGCGAGGTCAGCCAGATCAAGGTCGCGGTGCCGCGGATGGCGCAGGACGTCGTCGACATGGCGATCCAGCTGCACGGCGGCGGTGGGCTGTCCGACGACTTCCCGCTCGCGGCCGCGTGGACGAGTGCCCGCGCGTTGCGGCTGGCCGACGGGCCGGACGAGGTGCATCGTGGGGTGGTCGCCAGGATCGAGCTGGCGTCGTACCTGTCCGCAGCTGTCGCTCAGGAGACCAAGTGA